The following proteins come from a genomic window of Populus alba chromosome 12, ASM523922v2, whole genome shotgun sequence:
- the LOC118049503 gene encoding calcium-dependent protein kinase 10 produces the protein MGNCNTCVRPDTSSEDTKTHQTKTKKPKKSNPYSEDFPHHQTTTNNRSSPAPIRVLKDSSVPLNHRPRISDKYILGRELGRGEFGITYLCTDRENKEALACKSISKRKLRTAVDIEDVRREVAIMSTLPEHPNIVKLKATYEDYENVHLVMELCEGGELFDRIVARGHYSERAAAHVARTVAEVVRMCHANGVMHRDLKPENFLFANKKENSALKAIDFGLSVFFKPEERFSEIVGSPYYMAPEVLKRNYGPEVDVWSAGVILYILLCGVPPFWAETEQGVALAILRGVIDFKREPWPQISESAKSLVRQMLEPDPRKRLNAQQVLEHPWLQNAKKAPNVPLGDIVRTRLKQFSVMNRFKKKALRVIAEHLSVEEVEVIRDMFALMDTDNDGKVTYEELRTGLRKVGSQLAEPEIKMLMEVADVDGNGVLDYGEFVAVTIHLQKMENDEHFRRAFMFFDKDGSGFIELDELRGALADEYGETDNDVLNDIMREVDTDKDGCISYEEFVAMMKAGTDWRKASRQYSRERFKSLSLNLMKDGSLHLHDAFTGQSVAV, from the exons ATGGGGAACTGTAACACCTGCGTAAGACCAGACACCTCATCAGAAGACACCAAAACACaccaaaccaaaaccaagaaaCCAAAAAAGTCAAATCCTTACTCAGAAGACTTCCCTCACCACCAAACCACCACCAACAACCGATCCTCACCTGCTCCGATCCGGGTTCTAAAGGACTCATCTGTCCCACTTAACCACCGCCCACGAATCTCCGACAAGTACATACTCGGCCGTGAACTGGGCCGTGGAGAATTCGGCATCACATATCTGTGTACGGACAGAGAGAATAAAGAAGCATTAGCATGCAAGTCAATCTCGAAGAGGAAATTGAGGACCGCTGTGGACATAGAGGATGTCAGGAGAGAAGTGGCAATCATGTCTACTTTGCCTGAGCATCCAAATATTGTCAAATTGAAAGCTACTTATGAGGATTATGAAAATGTGCATTTGGTTATGGAGTTGTGTGAAGGAGGTGAGCTTTTTGATAGGATAGTGGCTAGAGGGCATTATAGTGAGAGAGCTGCGGCGCATGTTGCCAGAACCGTTGCTGAAGTTGTTAGGATGTGTCATGCTAACGGGGTTATGCATAGAGATTTGAAGCCTGAGAACTTTTTGTTTGCTAATAAGAAGGAGAACTCTGCTCTTAAGGCTATTGATTTTGGCTTGTCGGTGTTCTTTAAGCCAG AGGAGAGGTTTTCAGAGATAGTGGGGAGTCCATATTATATGGCACCAGAAGTGTTGAAGAGGAATTATGGACCGGAGGTTGATGTGTGGAGTGCCGGagttattctttatattttgttatgtgGGGTTCCTCCATTTTGGGCAG AGACCGAGCAGGGTGTTGCTCTTGCGATTTTGAGAGGGGTGATTGATTTTAAGAGGGAACCTTGGCCCCAAATTTCAGAGAGTGCTAAAAGTCTTGTTCGACAGATGTTGGAGCCAGATCCGAGAAAGCGCTTAAATGCTCAACAGGTTCTTG AACATCCCTGGTTACAAAATGCAAAGAAAGCCCCAAATGTCCCATTAGGAGATATTGTGAGGACAAGGCTCAAGCAGTTCTCTGTGAtgaatagatttaaaaagaaagcattGCGG GTAATTGCGGAGCACTTATCTGTTGAAGAGGTTGAAGTAATCAGAGATATGTTTGCATTGATGGATACTGACAATGATGGTAAAGTAACATATGAGGAACTGAGAACTGGTCTTCGGAAGGTTGGTTCACAGTTGGCTGAACCAGAGATAAAGATGCTGATGGAAGTG GCGGATGTCGATGGGAATGGAGTATTGGACTATGGAGAGTTTGTGGCAGTAACAATTCACTTGCAGAAGATGGAAAATGATGAGCATTTCCGCAGGGCATTCATGTTTTTCGATAAGGATGGTAGTGGATTTATTGAATTAGATGAGTTACGAGGGGCATTAGCAGATGAATATGGGGAAACTGATAATGATGTGCTGAATGACATCATGCGTGAAGTCGACACTGACAAG GATGGTTGTATCAGTTATGAGGAGTTTGTTGCAATGATGAAAGCTGGAACTGATTGGAGAAAGGCATCTCGACAGTATTCAAGGGAGAGGTTCAAGAGTTTGAGCCTTAACCTGATGAAGGATGGTTCATTGCATCTCCACGATGCGTTTACCGGTCAATCTGTTGCTGTCTAA
- the LOC118049504 gene encoding uncharacterized protein isoform X5, translating into MGNRKRPLTSRTKHPPPPSAAAPTVASDETNLYSSPNSVSTESDGSSTIKHECDRALNALRRGNHTKALRIMKDSGAKHGGDALIHRVHSTVCVKVASIIDDPNSKQRYLKNAIEAARRAAELSPNSIEFAHFYANLLYEAANDGKEYEEVMKECDRALKIENPIDPAKESLQEESQQKIATAEGRIAHVQGELKNLQQKSNIASISTWMKNLGTGEEIRLIPIRRATEDPMEVRLVQTRRPNEIKKATKTQEERRKEIEVRVAAARLVQKSEIGLGQREGERSDKGVEVTPWSDRRGERRKNGSNARKNGTNTERKDWVRSYWNSMGLEMKRELLKIKVSDFKSYFVSSKNGLASDVLKEALACSEENKSWRSWVCCRCNEKFADSDSHLHHVVQEHMGSLMPKMQEVLPQSPDNEWIEMINSCSWKPLDISSAVKMLWNRGKCQNGELVEDICSENHNDDGDGCFKDAWDSSPEKENLRDGCISCPVSSSNSGKVYSIEGKEFDGNQLSSACTIESWPFSEDSERAKLLEKIHDVFQALIRHKYLAASHLNKVIQFTVDELQSLATGSQLLNHGVGQTPMCICFLGAFQLKKILKFLQELSHSCGLGMSPEKSSVVDDMNTGAKGPEIKENIVLNDDASCLYLDKCLLPLEYAPRTCPDDDATTATSTIVGNGDGVLPAVDTLLSWIFSGLSSGEQLQSWIRTKEERMNQGMEILQTLEKEFYHLQSLYERKCEHLSYEQALQAVEDLCLEEGKKRETDTLFELRSYDSVLRQRREKLVENEHDALFISSRFELDAISNVLKEADTLNVNQYGYEDTYGGITSQFCDLKSGEDGNWRTKDQMHQVETFIEIAIQRQKEQLSIELSKIDAQIMRSVTGMQQLELKLESVSALDYRSILPPLVKSYMRAHLEDLAEKDATEKSNAAREAFLAELALDSKNGTQGRSDISRNTLEKGKDKRKNKEYKKTKELKVAAASEQRLLQDVTNERGSIPVATDGDYPDSQCHLSRNGDDLRQQEEEFRWKIEIEEEERMLEESLKYQRRIENEAKKKHLAEQQYKKSHITLPEKLSGGICNICFDPAADSCEPLEQLTQKSGFPNNLEDMAMTTASEPSTGGNAEGGPSDRRSGRKSRRQKSSAKYDGKNQPMSCEMENIEVASITPNLGDSATKTLRQLQVEEDDEERFQADLERAVHQSLGSIFFDNRNNKKPQQ; encoded by the exons ATGGGGAATAGAAAACGGCCTCTAACTTCTCGCACCAAACACCCTCCGCCACCGTCTGCGGCGGCGCCTACTGTGGCTTCCGATGAAACCAACCTCTATTCTTCTCCTAATTCGGTTTCTACAGAATCGGACGGTTCTTCAACAATCAAGCACGAATGTGACCGCGCCTTAAATGCTCTCCGTCGTGGAAACCACACAAAAGCCCTACGTATCATGAAGGATTCAGGCGCTAAACACGGCGGCGACGCCTTAATCCACCGTGTCCATAGTACGGTGTGTGTTAAAGTTGCTTCAATTATCGACGACCCTAACAGTAAGCAGCGGTACTTAAAGAACGCAATCGAAGCTGCTCGTAGAGCGGCGGAATTGTCTCCGAATTCGATCGAGTTCGCTCATTTCTATGCGAATTTACTGTATGAGGCAGCGAATGATGGGAAAGAGTATGAAGAGGTAATGAAAGAGTGTGACCGTGCTTTGAAAATTGAGAATCCGATTGATCCTGCGAAGGAGAGTTTGCAGGAGGAGAGTCAGCAGAAGATAGCTACTGCGGAAGGGAGGATTGCACATGTGCAAGGTGAGTTGAAAAATTTGCAGCAGAAGTCGAATATTGCTTCGATTTCTACTTGGATGAAGAATTTGGGGACTGGTGAGGAGATTAGGTTAATACCTATACGAAGAGCTACTGAAGATCCAATGGAAGTTAGGTTGGTGCAAACAAGGCGGCCAAATGAGATTAAGAAGGCTACTAAGACACAGGAAGAGAGGaggaaagaaattgaagttaGGGTTGCTGCTGCGAGGTTGGTGCAGAAGTCTGAGATAGGTTTGGGACAGCGTGAGGGAGAGAGGAGTGATAAAGGAGTGGAGGTAACGCCTTGGAGTGATAGGAGAGGAGAGAGGAGGAAGAATGGGAGTAATGCAAGGAAGAATGGGACTAACACTGAGAGAAAGGATTGGGTTCGGTCCTATTGGAATTCGATGGGCTTGGAAATGAAGAGGGAATTGTTGAAAATTAAGGTCAGTGATTTTAAGAGTTATTTTGTGTCATCAAAGAATGGTTTGGCGAGTGATGTTTTGAAGGAGGCGTTGGCTTGCAGCGAGGAGAATAAGAGCTGGAGGTCTTGGGTGTGTTGTCGATGCAATGAAAAGTTTGCGGACTCAGATAGTCATTTGCATCATGTTGTGCAAGAGCACATGGGGAGTCTTATGCCGAAGATGCAGGAAGTTTTGCCACAGAGTCCTGACAATGAGTGGATTGAAATGATTAACAGTTGCTCCTGGAAACCATTAGACATTTCCTCTGCGGTTAAGATGCTTTGGAATCGAGGGAAATGTCAGAATGGAGAACTTGTTGAGGATATTTGCTCAGAGAACCATAATGATGACGGTGATGGTTGTTTCAAAGACGCATGGGATTCTTCTccagagaaggaaaatttgaggGATGGTTGTATTAGTTGTCCTGTAAGCAGCAGCAACTCCGGTAAAGTTTACAGTATTGAAGGTAAAGAATTTGATGGGAACCAACTGTCTAGTGCATGCACTATTGAGAGCTGGCCTTTTTCAGAGGATTCTGAGCGAGCAAAGCTCCTTGAAAAAATTCATGATGTATTTCAGGCACTTATTAGACATAAATATCTTGCTGCAAGCCATCTTAACAAGGTGATACAATTTACAGTGGATGAGCTACAGAGTCTTGCTACTGGTTCTCAACTTCTGAACCATGGTGTGGGCCAGACACCTATGTGCATTTGCTTTCTGGGAGCATTCCAGCTCAAAAAGATCCTCAAATTCTTACAGGAACTATCTCATTCTTGTGGTTTAGGCATGTCTCCTGAGAAAAGTAGCGTTGTAGATGACATGAATACTGGTGCTAAAGGTcctgaaataaaagagaatattgTTCTTAATGATGATGCATCTTGTCTCTACTTGGATAAATGTTTATTGCCATTGGAATATGCTCCAAGAACATGTCCTGATGATGATGCCACCACAGCAACTTCAACTATTGTTGGCAATGGAGATGGGGTTCTACCTGCTGTTGATACTTTACTATCATGGATATTTTCAGGCCTTTCTAGCGGAGAGCAATTACAATCATGGATCCGTacaaaagaagagagaatgAATCAAGGGATGGAAATTCTCCAGACGCTTGAAAAGGAGTTTTACCATCTGCAGAGCCTTTATGAGAGGAAATGTGAACATTTAAGTTATGAGCAAGCATTGCAGGCTGTGGAGGATCTCTGTCTTGAAGAAGGTAAGAAGAGGGAAACTGACACGCTCTTTGAACTTAGAAGCTATGATTCTGTTCTTAGGCAGCGGAGAGAGAAGCTTGTTGAGAATGAGCATGATGCTCTGTTTATTAGCAGTAGATTTGAGTTAGATGCTATATCAAATGTGTTAAAAGAAGCAGATACTCTGAATGTCAATCAATATGGGTACGAGGATACTTATGGTGGTATAACTTCTCAGTTTTGTGACTTGAAATCTGGTGAAGATGGTAATTGGAGAACCAAGGACCAAATGCATCAAGTGGAAACTTTCATAGAAATTGCTATCCAACGACAGAAAGAACAGTTGTCAATAGAG CTCAGCAAAATTGATGCCCAAATCATGCGGAGTGTTACTGGAATGCAACAGTTGGAACTCAAGCTCGAGTCAGTTTCTGCCCTTGATTATCGATCAATCTTGCCACCTCTAGTGAAGTCATACATGAGG GCACACTTGGAGGATCTAGCTGAGAAGGATGCCACAGAGAAGTCTAATGCTGCAAGAGAAGCATTTTTGGCGGAGCTGGCCCTTGATTCCAAGAACGGTACCCAAGGAAGAAGTGATATTTCAAGAAATACGTTGGAGAAGGGGAAGGATAAGAGAAAGAATAAAGAGTATAAGAAAACCAAGGAATTGAAG GTTGCTGCTGCTAGCGAGCAGCGCTTGCTTCAAGATGTGACTAATGAGAGGGG TTCCATTCCAGTTGCAACTGATGGTGACTATCCAGATTCTCAGTGTCATCTTTCCAGAAATGGTGATGACTTGAGACAACAGGAGGAAGAATTTAGATGGAAAATTGAGATTGAAGAGGAGGAAAGAATGCTTGAAGAATCTTTAAAGTATCAAAGGCGAATAGAGAATGAGGCCAAAAAGAAACATCTTGCTGAGCAACAGTACAAAAAATCTCATATAACTCTTCCAGAGAAGTTGTCTGGGGGAATATGCAATATTTGCTTTGATCCTGCTGCTGATTCCTGTGAGCCATTG GAACAGTTGACGCAGAAGAGTGGGTTCCCCAACAATTTAGAAGACATGGCTATGACAACTGCCAGTG AGCCATCTACTGGAGGAAATGCAGAGGGTGGTCCTTCTGATCGACGGTCAGGTAGGAAAAGTAGGAGGCAGAAAAGCTCTGCTAAATATGATGGAAAAAATCAACCCATGTCATGCGAAATGGAAAATATTGAAGTTGCAAGCA TTACTCCAAATTTGGGAGACAGTGCGACTAAGACTCTGAGACAGTTACAAGTAGAGGAGGATGATGAGGAAAGGTTTCAAGCTGACCTTGAAAGAGCCGTACACCAAAGCCTTG GGTCGATTTTTTTTGACAATAGAAACAACAAGAAGCCTCAACAATGA